Proteins from a single region of Chloroflexota bacterium:
- a CDS encoding 4Fe-4S binding protein yields the protein MLAVDENRCVGCGLCVTICPREALRAWGVCQINREECNDCLVCVDYCPVDALAVLEESKT from the coding sequence ATGCTGGCGGTTGACGAGAATAGATGTGTCGGCTGCGGTCTGTGTGTCACCATTTGTCCCCGCGAGGCCCTGAGGGCCTGGGGGGTATGCCAGATAAACCGCGAGGAGTGCAATGATTGTCTCGTCTGTGTGGACTACTGCCCTGTGGACGCACTGGCGGTTCTGGAGGAAAGCAAAACCTGA
- a CDS encoding MarR family transcriptional regulator yields the protein MEAKVKKVDAIDNIWVLWNRTAQAIRRAREVELHGVAGLSLIEASVIYFVKASKEPVTPAILARSLYREPHTISGLISRMENRGLVRKEKNLARKNQVRVVLTKKGEQAFKEQSKADAAQKDLISCLSEKDRDNLNVCLGKLHKKAIELIRESKRLPYQ from the coding sequence ATGGAAGCTAAAGTAAAGAAAGTGGATGCAATTGATAACATCTGGGTGCTGTGGAACCGGACTGCGCAGGCAATACGCAGAGCCAGAGAGGTTGAACTGCACGGGGTGGCCGGGCTCTCATTGATCGAGGCGAGTGTCATTTACTTCGTGAAAGCGTCCAAGGAACCGGTAACCCCTGCTATACTGGCGCGTTCTCTCTACAGGGAGCCTCATACAATATCAGGGCTGATCAGCCGCATGGAAAATCGGGGTCTGGTCCGAAAAGAAAAGAACCTGGCCAGGAAGAACCAGGTCAGGGTGGTATTGACTAAGAAGGGTGAGCAGGCCTTCAAAGAACAGAGCAAGGCGGATGCCGCTCAAAAAGACTTGATATCCTGCCTGTCAGAGAAAGACCGCGATAACCTGAATGTATGTCTGGGGAAGTTACACAAGAAGGCAATCGAATTGATCCGGGAGAGCAAGCGACTGCCTTATCAATAG